GCACGCTGTCCCTGGACGCCGAACTGTCGGCCGGCGACGACGGCTACAGCCTCGCGGACACCCTGGGCGGCCCCGACACCTCGTACGACGTCGTGGTCGACCGCGAGTCCGCCAAGGAAGGGCTGCGCAGGCTGCCCGAGCGTGAACGCGCCATCCTCTACATGCGCTTCTTCGAGGACATGACCCAGAGCCGCATCGCCGACCAGCTCGGCATCTCGCAGATGCACGTCTCCCGGCTCATCAGCCGCAGCTGCGCCCGCGTGCGTGACGAGGCGCTGGCCGACCGGGCGAGGCGGCACGCCGCCGACGGGCCGGCCGAGGCCTGAGAGTACGAGGAGGGAGTCAGATGCTGATACCCGACCCCGCGTTCCTGCGGCGGCTCGTCGAGGAGTACGAGGCACTGCGGGCCGCGGAGGCCCGCACGGTGTCCGAGCCGAGCCCGCGGGCGCGGGACCTCGCCTACACGCTCTGTGTGTCGACCGGCACCCGGGACGTGCGGCTGGCCCTGGAGACCGCCCACCGTCTCCTCGGGGCCGTCCCCGAACGCGCCCGACTGGCCGACTGACCGTAGCCGTGCGACCGCCCGCCCAGGGCATGAGGAACCCAGGAGTGGACATGAACACGAGCACCATGGCACAGTCCGGCCGCCTCGGGGCCAGGCGTGCGGCGCGCGGCTCCGCGGTGGAGTGGGCCGCCCGGGTGGGCTTCACCGCCCGTGGCGTGATCTACCTGCTGGTCGGTGTGCTGGCGCTCCAGATCGCCTTCGGCGACGGCAAGCGCCAGGCGGACCGCGGCGGCGCCCTCGCCGCCGTCGCCGACAAGCCCTTCGGCTCGGTGGTCCTGTGGGCGCTGGGCATCGGGCTGGTCGGCATGGCCCTGTGGCGGCTGTCGGAGGTCGTCTTCGGCTCGGTCGGCCCCGACGGCCGCAAGGTCACCAAACGGCTGATGTCGGCGGGCCGCTTCCTCTTCTACGCCTTCGTCGCGTACTCCGTGCTCTCCTTCGCCGTGGGCTCCGGCTCCGGCGGCAGCGGATCGAGCGACAAGCAGTCCAAGGACATCACCGCCCGGGCCCTGGAGTGGCCCGGCGGCCAGTGGCTCGTGGGCGCCGCGGGCGTCGGCGTCGCGGTGGCCGGTGTGTGGATCGCCGGACGGGCGCTGTTGCGGTCCTTCCACGACAAGCTCAAGCTTTCCGAGATGGGCCCGCGCGTCCGCAAGCTGGTGGACGTGACGGGTGTGGGCGGCGGAGTGGCGCGTGGCGTGGTGTTCGCCGCGGCGGGCGCGTTCGCCGTCCGGGCCGCGGTCGACTACGAGCCGAAGAAGGCCAAGGGCCTCGACGACACGCTCCGCTCGTTCGCCGACACCCCGCTGGGGCCCTGGCTGCTCGTGCTGATCGCCGTCGGGCTGGTGCTGTTCGGGGTGTTCTCGTTCGCGATGGCACGCTGGCGGAAGGTCTGAGCGGCGGCTCGTGGGGAACCCGAGGCGTATGAACGAACCCGAGCTTCCGCCCGACGGTAGGCCCGTGGACGTCTACCTGGACCTTCTGCGCATCCGCATGGCCTCGGAGGACTACGAGCTGCTGCTCAGCGTGGTCCGCCCGGTCCTGCGGGCGATCGACGAACAACAGCTGCCCGCCCTGGACTTCGCCCTCGAGGACAGTCAACAGGACGGGCTGCCCCAGGAGATCCGCGACGAGGCCGCACTGGTCATCGCCACCGCCGTCACCGGGCGCATGGACAACAAGGTGATCGAGCTCCACGTCGACGAGAAGACCGGCCCGATCCGGGTGGTCACCGACGCGGACACAGCCGACGACCCGGTGCGCCTCGGTGAGATCGCCGACTACATCCGCGAACGCCGGCGGCTCGACGACGAGTTGCGGGGCATCGCCGAGGTGAGCGGTCTGCCCACGGACCTCTGAACGCGAGGCGCCGGCCCTGCTGAACGCCGGGTCGTGCGCTACCGCTTCGGCGCCGAAACCGGCACGTGCAGCGGCCGGGCCAGGCCCACCAGGGTCTCGTCCAGCCGCTGCACGTGCCGCAGCACCCGGTCGGTGACCCGCCCGAACCGCGGAGTTCCGGGGACCTCCGTCTCCAGGAGCGACGCGATGCTCGGCCCGGTCTCGACCGCGGCGGCGGAGTGCTCGTCGGCCAGATGCGCGGCGATCGCCGCGATGTTGTCCCCGATGCGCCGGCCCGCCCGCCGCAGCCGGGGGTCCGCCGCGATCGAGGGATGCGTGGGCAGCAGTTCGGCCGTCGCCGCCAGCGAACGCGCGTGGTACGCGCAGGTCTCCAGCAGCGCCACCACGTAGCGGGCCGTGTCCCGCCGGGCCCGGAGCGGCGTGATCGGATGCGTGAGCGGCTGGGTGGCCGCCCGCAGATCGGCCAGCGCCTGGTCCAGGTCGCGTGCCTGGTCGAGCAGTTCGACCGGGGTGCCGCCGCTGAGCTGGTCCACGGCGGCCTCGGTGACCTCGTCGAGCCGCTCCAGGACGGTGACGAGCAGGTCGTTGGTACGGCGGTCCGTGCGCACCGGCAGGACGAACGCCGCCGCGATGACCCCGCAGGCCGCGCCGAGCGCGGTCTCCTCCACCCGCAGCACCAGGACCGAGAGGCTGTAGGTGTGCAGCAGGGTGTAGAGGAGGCCCAGGGCAGCGGTGACGAAGAACGACATCAGCGTGTAGGAGAGCGGCGCGGTGTAGAACATCGCGAACACCAGCACCAGCACCAGGGCGAACGCGGTCCAGGTGTGCTGCCCGACCACCCCGGCCAGCACGATCCCGGCCAGCACGCCGAGGACCGTGCCCAGCAGACGCCGGTAGCCCTTCACCAGGATCTCGCCCGTGGACGCGGTGTTGAGGAAGACGATCCAGCAGGTCAGCACGGCCCAGTACCAGCGCTGACTGGACAGGAACTCCCCGCCGACCATGGCGAGCGCGGACCCCACGGCCACCTGCACCGCGGCCCGGGTCGTGGGCCGCTCGAGCCCCGTGAGCTCCTCCTGCGCCTCGCCCGCGTCCATCACGGCGTCCTCGGCGTCCAGCTCCTCGCGCGAACGGGCCGTCGCGGGGGAGTCGTCCGACTCGTCCTGCGGCCCGTCCAGGGCGATCCTGAGGCCCAGG
Above is a window of Streptomyces griseorubiginosus DNA encoding:
- a CDS encoding DUF1206 domain-containing protein, producing the protein MNTSTMAQSGRLGARRAARGSAVEWAARVGFTARGVIYLLVGVLALQIAFGDGKRQADRGGALAAVADKPFGSVVLWALGIGLVGMALWRLSEVVFGSVGPDGRKVTKRLMSAGRFLFYAFVAYSVLSFAVGSGSGGSGSSDKQSKDITARALEWPGGQWLVGAAGVGVAVAGVWIAGRALLRSFHDKLKLSEMGPRVRKLVDVTGVGGGVARGVVFAAAGAFAVRAAVDYEPKKAKGLDDTLRSFADTPLGPWLLVLIAVGLVLFGVFSFAMARWRKV
- a CDS encoding FUSC family protein translates to MNTARLRDRIAASDPGLLRLAAGLRTVGAIALTLAVLGVLGVSVPHLVAGAIAAMVATFAIREKQRAPQAVTLALGLPVALASLSLGALLSSRVVAGDLFFVVLIFCAVYGRRFGERGTALGLIGFQVYFVSLFVGATVSGLPELYGVLGVAFLCSAAARFLLVPETPAGLLERLREAFRARLAQLVSAQLGLLDAGPGEIDEVLETVREGTARLHETALMIQGRLEEGTADEATARLVQRRIADAEIAAERLGLLLLTARSAEQADTLTLHLPGAPAPRAGRMPGRDEAMAQVRRDLEALRLLVLRPVAARSGTALSQVRNRLLGYREEDRLPPAPPAVQDVFRGIGETARAVLGLRIALDGPQDESDDSPATARSREELDAEDAVMDAGEAQEELTGLERPTTRAAVQVAVGSALAMVGGEFLSSQRWYWAVLTCWIVFLNTASTGEILVKGYRRLLGTVLGVLAGIVLAGVVGQHTWTAFALVLVLVFAMFYTAPLSYTLMSFFVTAALGLLYTLLHTYSLSVLVLRVEETALGAACGVIAAAFVLPVRTDRRTNDLLVTVLERLDEVTEAAVDQLSGGTPVELLDQARDLDQALADLRAATQPLTHPITPLRARRDTARYVVALLETCAYHARSLAATAELLPTHPSIAADPRLRRAGRRIGDNIAAIAAHLADEHSAAAVETGPSIASLLETEVPGTPRFGRVTDRVLRHVQRLDETLVGLARPLHVPVSAPKR
- a CDS encoding DUF5133 domain-containing protein, whose translation is MLIPDPAFLRRLVEEYEALRAAEARTVSEPSPRARDLAYTLCVSTGTRDVRLALETAHRLLGAVPERARLAD